A window of the Terriglobales bacterium genome harbors these coding sequences:
- the gyrB gene encoding DNA topoisomerase (ATP-hydrolyzing) subunit B, which yields MASKETLTQPASAAKVGKEKTKSRKGNGAQNGEYTAESIKVLGGMEAVRKRPAMYIGSTGELGLHHLVYEVVDNSVDEALAGFCDTIEVTIHIDNSVTVKDNGRGIPVEDMDVDGEKFPAAQVVMTKLHAGGKFDTSSYKVSGGLHGVGVSVVNALSYQLDLEIGRDGFVWEQSYSRGEPTSKLKKTGKTQKTGTIVHFLPDKDIFTTIEFNFDTLSQRLRELAFLNRGLLITLTDERATDSKTGEPRRHEFKYTGGIAEFIKHLNRGKQALHDKPIYMEAERDGVHMEIALQYNDGYSEAVFSFANNINTVDGGTHLSGFRTSLTRTINYAGKQLGMFKDEKESLTGDDVREGLVAVISVKLPQPQFEGQTKGKLNSDIAGIVQAFVNERLGAFLEQNATVARRIINKAIDAARAREAARKARDLTRRKGALDGGGLPGKLADCSERDPGRCELYLVEGESAGGTAKQGRDRRFQAILPLKGKILNVEKARYDKMLGHEEIRAMITALGCGIGKDDFDSSKLRYGKIILMTDADVDGSHIRTLLLTFFFRHMQELIKRGHVFIAQPPLYRIKKGKSEQYIKDDREFVRVMIKRAAEGMVVRYGEGAARLEGTPLTKFITTLNEYLGFFDKVDKRLRDERITSLLPRLGLAMRSDFEGDKKSPTKKIEKLVKELEKVGKEAGFKQKPEAYFDEEHNLWGVRFTDSQGAERIVNWQLASTPEFRQMLSKYKQIEAFMEPPFVVENLGRASANGDEAVAEGEAQAATEAPEKSAKKGAKAPRKKAADVEPVEKTSARDLFEYVLNEGRKEYSVQRYKGLGEMSSHQLWETTMDPERRTLLEVKLEDIAECEQIFTTLMGEDVEARRKFIEENALDVKNLDI from the coding sequence ATGGCCTCCAAAGAGACGCTGACTCAACCCGCCTCCGCTGCGAAGGTCGGGAAGGAAAAGACCAAGTCGCGCAAGGGCAACGGCGCGCAGAACGGCGAGTACACCGCCGAATCCATCAAGGTCCTGGGCGGCATGGAAGCGGTGCGCAAGCGCCCCGCCATGTACATCGGTTCCACCGGCGAGCTCGGCCTGCATCACCTGGTCTATGAAGTGGTGGACAACTCGGTGGACGAAGCGCTGGCCGGTTTCTGCGACACCATCGAGGTCACCATCCACATCGATAACTCTGTCACCGTGAAGGACAACGGCCGCGGCATCCCTGTGGAGGACATGGACGTCGACGGCGAAAAGTTTCCCGCCGCCCAGGTCGTCATGACCAAGCTGCACGCCGGCGGCAAGTTCGATACCTCCAGCTACAAAGTCTCCGGCGGCCTGCACGGCGTGGGTGTGAGCGTGGTGAACGCGCTCAGCTACCAGTTGGACCTCGAGATCGGGCGCGACGGCTTCGTGTGGGAGCAGTCCTACTCGCGCGGCGAGCCCACCTCCAAGCTCAAGAAGACCGGCAAGACGCAGAAGACCGGCACCATCGTGCACTTCCTGCCGGACAAGGACATCTTCACCACCATCGAGTTCAATTTCGATACGCTCTCGCAACGGCTGCGCGAGCTGGCCTTCCTGAACCGCGGCCTGCTCATCACCCTCACCGACGAGCGCGCCACGGATTCCAAGACCGGCGAGCCCCGCCGCCACGAGTTCAAGTACACCGGCGGCATCGCCGAGTTCATCAAGCACCTGAACCGCGGCAAGCAGGCGCTGCACGACAAGCCCATCTACATGGAAGCCGAGCGCGACGGCGTGCACATGGAGATCGCGCTGCAGTACAACGACGGCTACAGCGAGGCCGTCTTCAGCTTCGCCAACAACATCAACACCGTGGATGGCGGCACCCATCTTTCCGGCTTCCGCACCTCGCTCACCCGCACCATCAACTACGCCGGCAAGCAGCTCGGCATGTTCAAGGACGAAAAGGAGAGCCTCACCGGCGACGACGTGCGCGAAGGCCTGGTGGCCGTCATCAGCGTCAAGCTGCCCCAGCCCCAGTTCGAAGGCCAGACCAAGGGCAAGCTGAACTCGGATATCGCCGGCATTGTGCAGGCGTTCGTGAACGAGCGCCTGGGAGCGTTTCTCGAGCAGAACGCCACCGTGGCCCGCCGCATCATCAACAAGGCCATTGACGCGGCCCGCGCCCGCGAAGCCGCGCGCAAAGCCCGCGACCTCACCCGCCGCAAGGGCGCCCTCGATGGCGGCGGCCTGCCCGGCAAGCTGGCCGATTGCTCCGAGCGCGATCCCGGCCGCTGCGAGCTCTACCTGGTGGAGGGCGAATCCGCTGGCGGCACCGCCAAGCAGGGACGCGACCGCCGCTTCCAGGCCATCCTGCCGCTCAAGGGCAAGATCCTGAACGTAGAGAAAGCGCGGTACGACAAGATGCTCGGCCACGAAGAGATCCGCGCCATGATCACCGCCCTGGGCTGCGGCATCGGCAAGGATGACTTCGATTCCTCCAAGCTCCGCTACGGCAAGATCATCCTCATGACCGATGCCGACGTGGACGGGTCCCACATCCGCACCCTGCTGCTGACCTTCTTCTTCCGCCACATGCAGGAGCTCATCAAGCGCGGCCACGTCTTCATCGCCCAGCCGCCGCTCTACCGCATCAAGAAAGGCAAGAGCGAGCAGTACATCAAAGACGATCGCGAATTCGTGCGCGTCATGATCAAGCGCGCCGCCGAAGGCATGGTCGTGCGTTACGGCGAAGGCGCGGCGCGGCTGGAAGGCACGCCGCTCACCAAGTTCATCACTACTCTCAACGAGTACCTCGGCTTCTTCGACAAGGTGGATAAGCGCCTGCGCGACGAGCGCATCACGTCGCTCCTGCCTCGCCTGGGCCTGGCCATGCGCTCCGACTTCGAAGGCGACAAGAAGTCGCCCACCAAGAAGATCGAGAAGCTGGTCAAGGAACTGGAGAAGGTCGGCAAAGAGGCCGGCTTCAAGCAGAAGCCCGAAGCCTACTTCGACGAAGAGCACAACCTTTGGGGCGTGCGCTTCACCGATTCGCAGGGCGCCGAGCGCATCGTCAACTGGCAGCTCGCCTCCACTCCCGAGTTCCGCCAGATGCTCTCCAAGTACAAGCAGATCGAAGCCTTCATGGAGCCGCCCTTCGTGGTGGAGAACCTCGGCCGCGCATCAGCCAACGGCGACGAGGCCGTGGCCGAAGGCGAAGCGCAAGCCGCAACCGAGGCGCCGGAGAAGTCTGCCAAGAAGGGCGCCAAGGCTCCGCGCAAGAAAGCCGCCGATGTCGAGCCGGTAGAGAAAACTTCCGCCCGCGATCTCTTCGAGTACGTCCTCAACGAGGGCCGCAAAGAGTACAGCGTGCAGCGTTACAAGGGCCTGGGCGAGATGAGTTCCCACCAGCTCTGGGAAACCACCATGGATCCCGAGCGCCGCACCCTGCTCGAAGTGAAGCTCGAAGACATCGCCGAATGCGAGCAGATCTTCACGACCCTCATGGGCGAGGACGTCGAAGCCCGCCGCAAGTTCATCGAAGAGAACGCGCTGGATGTGAAGAACCTGGATATTTAG
- a CDS encoding DUF4349 domain-containing protein: MLAKMLTTWKEQKYWYAVGFLVSTFLFALLVLVSWHNSRRNLAEQRATGLAAIAQDPFASVLGQGVIGGVAGGVSRNRLATMALSVEAASERQVVKRASMEVAVTTPNQTAERVGELVERLGGYVVSLTRTETENRIQAAEVVLRVPAGRFDEARSEIRKLANRIESEKVESEDITSSYTDKTSRLSARRAVEAQYLEVLRRASSVKDILEVHEKLGEIREEIETAEGALKLMSHQVAMAAVSVRLTAEGPPLAFGIRWKPKDAFKRAANNALQALADYAEAMVELALLVPVILLWTFSIGVFVGCAWRLLRWLWRFFINRPTAPAAVA; this comes from the coding sequence ATGCTGGCGAAGATGCTCACAACCTGGAAGGAACAGAAATACTGGTATGCCGTCGGGTTCTTGGTTTCGACCTTCTTGTTCGCGCTGTTGGTCCTCGTGAGCTGGCACAACTCGCGTCGCAATCTTGCGGAGCAAAGGGCCACCGGTTTGGCCGCCATCGCACAAGATCCCTTCGCTTCCGTCCTCGGGCAGGGAGTCATAGGCGGAGTGGCGGGAGGCGTCTCACGCAACCGGTTGGCAACCATGGCGCTGTCTGTCGAGGCGGCGAGCGAGCGACAAGTGGTCAAGCGAGCTTCGATGGAGGTCGCCGTCACGACGCCCAACCAGACAGCGGAACGGGTCGGTGAGTTGGTCGAACGCCTCGGCGGTTACGTAGTGAGCCTTACTCGAACGGAAACCGAGAATCGGATCCAGGCCGCCGAGGTAGTTCTCCGTGTTCCCGCAGGGCGGTTCGATGAAGCCCGGTCGGAAATTCGCAAGCTCGCCAACCGTATCGAAAGCGAGAAAGTCGAGTCGGAGGACATCACGAGTTCCTATACCGACAAGACCAGCCGCCTAAGCGCCCGCCGCGCCGTGGAGGCGCAATACCTTGAGGTCCTTCGCCGAGCATCCTCCGTGAAGGATATCCTCGAGGTGCACGAGAAGCTGGGCGAGATCCGCGAAGAGATTGAGACTGCCGAGGGAGCGCTCAAATTGATGTCACATCAGGTGGCGATGGCGGCCGTTTCCGTGCGGCTCACCGCCGAGGGCCCGCCGCTTGCATTTGGCATCCGGTGGAAGCCGAAGGACGCCTTCAAGCGCGCCGCCAACAACGCACTGCAGGCCTTGGCTGACTACGCGGAAGCAATGGTCGAGCTGGCGCTGCTTGTACCCGTGATTCTGCTATGGACCTTCAGCATCGGTGTTTTCGTTGGCTGCGCTTGGAGGCTTCTGCGTTGGCTCTGGAGATTCTTTATCAACCGGCCCACAGCTCCAGCTGCAGTGGCTTAA
- a CDS encoding aminotransferase class I/II-fold pyridoxal phosphate-dependent enzyme encodes MLEKDTLKILHDALARLDAGFAKLPGAESSIPGRERLVEVLAATADRLHDNFPYFHPLYAGQMLKPPHPVARLAYALAMWINPNNHALDGGRASSAMEQEAVAEIAAMYEWKTFLGHLCGGGTMANLEALWVAGQLYPGKTIVASEQAHYTHSRISSVLQLKFDQVACDALGRMNVAALEQRLARGDVGTVVVTMGTTPTGAVDPLPQILALRDKHAFRVHADAAYGGYFTLAANLAAPARQAFDRIGECDSIVVDPHKHGLQPYGCGCVLFRDPGVVRFYKHESGVTYFSSAELHLGEISLECSRPGASAVALWATQRLLPLVKGGEFAAGLARCRQAALALHRKLQADARWIAAFEPELDIVIYAPRAASASAISQLSQWTFEEAARRGLHLAKAEVPAKFFQSSAPDVTWDRERVTCLRSVLMKPEHLDWLDRIWAILSATAEARPAAL; translated from the coding sequence ATGCTGGAGAAGGACACGCTCAAGATCCTCCACGACGCCCTCGCCCGCCTCGACGCGGGCTTCGCCAAGCTGCCCGGCGCCGAGTCCTCCATTCCTGGCCGCGAGCGCTTGGTAGAAGTCCTGGCCGCCACCGCCGACCGCCTGCACGACAACTTCCCTTACTTTCATCCGCTCTATGCCGGGCAGATGCTGAAGCCGCCGCATCCGGTGGCGCGGCTAGCCTACGCGCTGGCCATGTGGATCAATCCCAACAACCACGCCCTCGATGGCGGCCGCGCCAGCTCCGCCATGGAGCAAGAGGCCGTCGCCGAGATTGCCGCCATGTACGAATGGAAGACCTTCCTCGGCCATCTATGCGGCGGCGGGACCATGGCCAATCTCGAAGCGCTGTGGGTCGCCGGGCAACTGTATCCCGGCAAGACCATCGTCGCTTCCGAGCAGGCGCATTACACCCACAGCCGCATCTCCAGTGTCCTGCAGCTCAAGTTCGACCAGGTGGCCTGCGACGCGCTTGGCCGCATGAACGTGGCGGCGCTGGAGCAGCGGCTCGCGCGCGGCGACGTGGGCACGGTCGTGGTCACCATGGGCACCACGCCCACGGGCGCCGTCGATCCGCTGCCGCAAATCCTCGCGCTGCGCGACAAGCACGCGTTCCGCGTGCACGCCGATGCCGCCTATGGCGGCTACTTCACCCTCGCTGCCAACTTGGCCGCGCCTGCGCGCCAAGCCTTCGACCGCATCGGCGAGTGCGATTCCATCGTCGTCGATCCCCACAAGCACGGGCTGCAGCCCTACGGCTGCGGTTGCGTGCTGTTTCGCGACCCGGGCGTCGTCCGCTTCTACAAGCACGAGTCGGGTGTTACCTACTTCAGCTCGGCGGAACTGCACCTGGGCGAGATCAGCCTGGAGTGCTCGCGCCCCGGGGCTTCGGCCGTGGCGCTGTGGGCGACGCAGCGCCTGCTGCCTCTGGTGAAAGGAGGCGAGTTCGCCGCCGGCCTCGCGCGCTGCCGCCAGGCCGCGCTCGCGCTCCATCGCAAGCTGCAGGCGGATGCTCGCTGGATCGCGGCCTTCGAGCCCGAACTCGACATCGTCATCTATGCCCCGCGTGCTGCGAGCGCCAGTGCGATCTCGCAGCTCTCGCAGTGGACGTTCGAGGAAGCCGCCCGCCGCGGCCTGCACCTGGCGAAGGCGGAAGTGCCCGCGAAGTTCTTCCAGTCGTCGGCTCCGGACGTGACGTGGGACCGCGAGCGCGTCACCTGCCTGCGCTCCGTGCTGATGAAGCCCGAGCATCTCGATTGGCTCGACCGCATCTGGGCCATCCTCTCCGCCACCGCGGAGGCGCGCCCCGCCGCTCTCTAG
- a CDS encoding class I SAM-dependent methyltransferase: MSGTERRACPLCGRDNSAGARLPYAPDPWVLRRCAACGLVYLENPPPYEALETDLAWEKTWAAEHERRLSEEPVFGRVAAAINWMRAHVLRRDKLSTLILRYVTPGPVLDVGCADGRALDRLPSGYIPFGIEVSRELHALADARFTRRGGRALRADALSGMQQLSHAFFEGIVMCSFLEHERQPRQALQCAARLLKPGARLILKVPNYACWNRAVRGARWCGFRSPDHVNYFAPTLLERLLVECGLKVRRFGLHDRLPTSDNMWLVAEK, from the coding sequence ATGTCTGGGACGGAGCGGCGCGCGTGTCCGTTGTGCGGGCGCGACAACTCCGCCGGCGCTCGCCTGCCCTACGCCCCCGATCCCTGGGTGCTGCGGCGGTGCGCCGCCTGCGGCCTGGTCTATCTGGAGAACCCGCCGCCCTACGAGGCGCTGGAAACCGATCTCGCCTGGGAGAAAACCTGGGCCGCCGAGCACGAACGCCGGTTGTCCGAGGAGCCGGTGTTCGGCCGCGTGGCCGCGGCCATCAACTGGATGCGCGCGCACGTGCTGCGCCGCGACAAGCTCTCAACACTCATCCTGCGTTACGTGACACCCGGTCCCGTGCTCGACGTCGGCTGTGCCGATGGCCGTGCGCTCGACCGGCTGCCTTCGGGCTACATTCCTTTCGGCATCGAAGTCTCGCGCGAGCTGCACGCGCTGGCCGACGCCCGCTTCACCCGCCGCGGCGGGCGCGCTCTCCGCGCCGACGCTCTTTCCGGCATGCAGCAGCTCAGCCACGCGTTCTTCGAAGGCATCGTCATGTGCTCGTTCCTGGAGCACGAGCGCCAGCCGCGCCAGGCGCTGCAGTGCGCCGCACGACTGCTCAAGCCGGGCGCGCGCCTCATCCTCAAGGTCCCGAACTACGCCTGCTGGAACCGCGCCGTCCGCGGCGCCCGCTGGTGCGGTTTCCGCTCCCCCGACCACGTCAACTACTTCGCGCCCACCTTGCTGGAACGCCTCCTTGTCGAATGTGGGCTCAAGGTGCGCCGCTTCGGCCTTCACGACCGCCTCCCCACCAGCGACAACATGTGGCTGGTGGCGGAAAAGTGA